The window AGCATCTACGCTTGAACAAACGGTTGGTAAACTCTACACCACCTGGAAACGTCTCGGCAGTTTGTCTGACCGATTATATGTTGATACGGGTGCGAGTACACCGCATTTGCGATCACTCCTCAGTTGCCTAGAGAGCCTTGTTAATGAAGTGATCGAAGTGCCGTTAGATGATACGGGTGAGCAGATTGTTCGGCTGAAAATCCTGACCGATTCCAATTCCTAATCCCCGCTTTTTCTGGGCAAGCGCAGACGCATAACGGCTAGCAAACTCCTATGTCGACTTGCTCAATGATTAAGCATGAACCATCAAATATTGCCCGTTACCATTATATTCACCATCACAACAGGCGAAATTGGCAACAAACCATATCAAATAGAACCGCCATATCCGGCGAAACTTGGCATAATCCATGCCATAATTTAAATCTTTGATGCTTGCCTGGTTCTCGTCAAAATTACGTAACCAATTGGCTAGTGTTTTAGAGTAATTAGAGCCATTAATATACCATCTTTTAATGGTTTTGAGGTCTTTGTTATGGCTAGGGACTGCATCGTTATTCCAGTAGCGACTGTGGGGGAAAATGTATTTATGAGTGTAAACACTGGATATCTTCTAGACTCGTGATAGAGTTCATGAGTATACTCCTTAGGCTCCCCAAAATTGCTGCAACTATATCACACTAAAGAAGTTTTTGAATTTAGTTATTTTTTTCTTACTGCCTTCTGAAAAATCAATCAAAATCTATGACTATTGATAGAGAAGAAACACTGATTACTCAAGTAGAATATGCAAAAAAAATACGTCCCCTACTGCCGGATATAGCTTTTATCCCCGATCCAAGTAAATTAGTCATATTGTTTATTAATCTGGCAATTTTAATACTCGGCTGGGTGATCGCGTCTCATCTGGATCGTTGGTCTCCATACCTTTTATGGCTATATTTACCCCTAGCTGTGGTGATGGGCAATAGCATCACTGTCTTGCTATTTAGCTCTCATGAAGTCATGCATGGCAGCGTAATTAGGAACCCCAAGCTGATTCGTATGATTGGCTTCCTGGGGTTCGCGATAGGATGGATGCCACCAACCTTCTGGAAATCTGTTCATAACCGAGTGCATCACAGTAAAACAAATTCCTTCGATGATCCTGATCGTAATTACTTATACGAGCAGCCTAATACCTGGGGGAAATGGTTTCAGCATCTTATAGAACCTTCTAGTGAAGTCAATTTCATAGGGTTGGCATTGGGAATGCCGACTTCATGGTTACTTTATACGTTTCGCAATCTGACTTCCGTGCTGTTCTTTAATGATGAATCTGTTGATTATGTTCCTGCCGTCGTTAGGGTCAGTGCTAAAGACCGTCTGGCGATCGCAGGAGAATTTTTTCTGATCTTAATGATTCATCTAAGTATCATGGCTTATCTGCAATTTGACTTAATAAAACTCGTTTTTAGCTACTTTATACCCTTGGGGATTGGCTATGCTGGAATGTTTTTTTATATTTATACAAATCACATGATTTGCCCCATGACACTCGTTAACGATCCACTATTGAATAGTGTTTCTCTACGAGTTTATAAACTCTTTGATAAGTTGCATTTAAATTTTTCTTACCATACCGAGCATCATATTTTTCCAGGCATGAATTCTGATTATTATCCAATGGTTCAAGAGTTATTAGAAACTCACTATCCTGAGCGTATGAACTTAATAGATGCTGGGGAAGCTTGGCGCTTACTGCGGCAAACTCCTCGGCATTACAAAAATGAAAATACTTTTACAAATTGGTCAGGAGAGAAGGATGTTGCTTGCCCTCTGCTCCATAAATAATTAGTTACAAGGGCGACCTTTAGAGTTACACTCTTTAGCCCAACATGCTTCTAAAAGCTGAACTCTATAGAGATAGGCAAACTCTCTGGGATTCAGGATGAGTTTAGTTTTGGAACTAAAGACGGGCTGGTTGAGAAACGACCAGAGGGGAAATTTAATTTTGATGTCTTTTTCAGCCATGTACTTTGCCAGATTGTCGAGTTCGATAAAGCGAGAACGCTCTCAACTGTTAGTTAGACTTCTGTCTAAGGAAACCTCTTTTCCAGTAAAATTTGATAAATTTACTTGTCTAGGAATTGAGGAAAATTCCTGACTTGAGCCAAGAAAAGTCCCTTGGTGAGCATCCAACACACAGCCAAGGGGATTTTCCAACCACTTCTACAGGAGGATAACGACAAGATTTATTTCGTTTCAAACTCCTTCTTTAAACAGTCTGAAATCCTGCCAGGGGATTTAGGTTTAGCAATGATGAAGAGTTTGTAAAGTTTTTATGAAATTGTGACAGAAGAACAGTTTTAAGAAAAATTCTTTTTATCAAACTAAATGTTAGTCAGAGTATTCTAAGACTCATTGATCTCAGCTCAATTCTTAATTCCGGTTGTAGCAATGCCTTGGATAAACTGCCGCTGACCGAAAAGAAACACCACGACTACTGGTAAAGTCGCTATCACTACAGCCGCCATCAGTAATGACCAGTTATTGGTAAATTGTTCCTGAAACTCTGCCAAAGCGAGTTGAACTGTTCTTAATTCCGGTCGTGTGGTGAAAACAAGGGGCTTGAACAAATCATTCCACTCGCCGATAAAGGTAAACAAAAATAGCGTCACCAACGCAGGGCGAGACAAAGGTAGCATGACTCGCCCAAGAATTTGGAGCCGGTTTGCCCCATCTAGTGCCGCCGCTTCTTCCAACTCCACAGGCACGGTGAGGAAAAACTGCCGTAAAAGAAAAATACCAAAGCCACTCGCGGCTGTGGGCAGAATCAGCGCCCCGTAAGTATTGATCAGATGCCCCCACTTCAGAACGAGAAAAATGGGCACCACTAAAATCTGAAAAGGAATCACCAGAGTTGCCAAAATCAGCAGCAGCAGCGCTTGACGCCCCCGAAATTTGAGCCGTGCCAAGGCATAGCCTGCTAGGGCAGAGGTAATCACCTGAAACCCTGTTACGGTAAGGGCGACAACGGTGGAATTCGCAAATGCCAACAGAAAGTTCCCACTAGCCCAAGCTTGTCGATAGTGATCGAGGCTGAGTCCCTTTGGTGCGAGGTTGCCACTGGTAGCACTTGTCCCAGTAGGTGCCAAAGACATTAACAAAACAATGGCTAAGGGAAGTAGAACAAGAGCTGCCCCGATAAGTAGCAAAGCCACAATTAGCCATTTCCCAAACGACGGGGAGGGTTTTTTAGGGAGGATTTTAGGCATTTCTACCGGTTTAATTTTATGCTTGAAATGTTTAATGGAATATTCTGTCTGGAGGGCTATTGCCTGAGGACAAGCAACGTATAACATTGACAGGTTAAGTACAAATAAAGGGTTTTGACCCTACCTCAAGGTACCAGGTACCGGGTTAAGCAACGTTCTAGCATCCTATCTCATGCAAACAGGAGACAATCGACCTATGCAGCAGCTTGCAGTCAGTCCAGAGTTTGATTTCACTAGTGAATCCTACAAGGACGCCTACAGCCGCATCAATGCGATCGTGATTGAAGGTGAACAAGAGGCTCACGATAATTACATCACACTGGCCCAACTGCTGCCAGACCACAAAGATGAACTCCAGCGCCTCTCGAAGATGGAAAGCCGCCACATGAAGGGTTTTCAAGCCTGTGGTCGGAATCTCAGTGTGACGCCCGATATGGAGTTTGCTAAGCAGTACTTTAGCCAGTTGCACGGCAACTTTCAGACGGCAGCCGCAACGGGCAATGTGGTGACGTGTTTGTTGATTCAATCACTGATTATCGAGTGTTTCGCGATCGCGGCTTACAACATCTATATTCCCGTCGCTGACGACTTCGCTAGAAAAATTACCGAAGGGGTTGTTAAAGACGAGTACATGCACCTCAATTTCGGTGAAGTTTGGCTGAAAGACCACTTTGAAGAATCTAAAGCCGAACTCGAACAAGCCAATCGTCAAAACCTTCCCTTAGTTTGGCGGATGCTTAACCAAGTTGAAGATGATGCTCATATCCTGGGCATGGAAAAAGATGCTCTGGTTGAAGACTTTATGATTGCCTACGGGGAAGCCTTGAGCAACATTGGTTTTACCACTCGTGACATTATGCGGATGTCAGCCTACGGTCTAACAGCGGCTTAACACAACTTAACCTATGGCCTAATCGGTTAAGAAAGGGCGGTGGGATAAGGGGGGGTAATTTAAGAAAATCCTAGTTTTTAGGAAAAAACCCATGAAAGCTTTATTACTTTACCCTCGCTTTCCCCAAACCTTCTTTCCAAAAGTTCTAGAAGCAATCGTCAAAGAAGAAGATCGAGGCATCTTGCAATTCGTGCCCAATTTTGGCAAAAATTTAGGATTATTCTCCGTACCAAGCCACAATTTCTTAATATGTATTTAGGACTGTGTGCTGCTGGCGAGCCTTTCTGGGAGTA of the Allocoleopsis franciscana PCC 7113 genome contains:
- a CDS encoding aldehyde oxygenase (deformylating), whose amino-acid sequence is MQQLAVSPEFDFTSESYKDAYSRINAIVIEGEQEAHDNYITLAQLLPDHKDELQRLSKMESRHMKGFQACGRNLSVTPDMEFAKQYFSQLHGNFQTAAATGNVVTCLLIQSLIIECFAIAAYNIYIPVADDFARKITEGVVKDEYMHLNFGEVWLKDHFEESKAELEQANRQNLPLVWRMLNQVEDDAHILGMEKDALVEDFMIAYGEALSNIGFTTRDIMRMSAYGLTAA
- a CDS encoding carbohydrate ABC transporter permease; translation: MPKILPKKPSPSFGKWLIVALLLIGAALVLLPLAIVLLMSLAPTGTSATSGNLAPKGLSLDHYRQAWASGNFLLAFANSTVVALTVTGFQVITSALAGYALARLKFRGRQALLLLILATLVIPFQILVVPIFLVLKWGHLINTYGALILPTAASGFGIFLLRQFFLTVPVELEEAAALDGANRLQILGRVMLPLSRPALVTLFLFTFIGEWNDLFKPLVFTTRPELRTVQLALAEFQEQFTNNWSLLMAAVVIATLPVVVVFLFGQRQFIQGIATTGIKN
- a CDS encoding fatty acid desaturase family protein translates to MTIDREETLITQVEYAKKIRPLLPDIAFIPDPSKLVILFINLAILILGWVIASHLDRWSPYLLWLYLPLAVVMGNSITVLLFSSHEVMHGSVIRNPKLIRMIGFLGFAIGWMPPTFWKSVHNRVHHSKTNSFDDPDRNYLYEQPNTWGKWFQHLIEPSSEVNFIGLALGMPTSWLLYTFRNLTSVLFFNDESVDYVPAVVRVSAKDRLAIAGEFFLILMIHLSIMAYLQFDLIKLVFSYFIPLGIGYAGMFFYIYTNHMICPMTLVNDPLLNSVSLRVYKLFDKLHLNFSYHTEHHIFPGMNSDYYPMVQELLETHYPERMNLIDAGEAWRLLRQTPRHYKNENTFTNWSGEKDVACPLLHK